In the Rubrobacter calidifluminis genome, one interval contains:
- a CDS encoding SDR family NAD(P)-dependent oxidoreductase: MSSHGEPRKVAMVTGAASGIGAAVSALLSEHGWRVAGVDLRKPTSDLALIADVTDQDALREAVDSISHELGPIDLLVTVAGYYEMVPVAEITAQRWWRMLEVHLGGTRNACAAVLPEMLRRNSGQIITISSELALGGGDGDAHYAAAKGTIIGFTKSLAVEVAGKGVRVNSVAPGPTDTPLLEADSPWRDPGFLGTLPLRRLVRPEEVAEAVLFLAEEGSYFCGQVISPNAGAVI; encoded by the coding sequence TTGTCATCGCACGGAGAGCCCCGGAAGGTTGCGATGGTCACGGGAGCGGCCAGCGGCATCGGCGCCGCCGTCTCGGCCCTCCTTTCGGAGCACGGTTGGAGGGTAGCCGGGGTCGACTTGCGAAAACCGACATCCGACCTTGCGTTGATCGCCGACGTGACCGACCAGGACGCGCTGCGCGAGGCGGTCGACAGTATTTCGCACGAGCTAGGGCCCATCGATCTGCTCGTCACCGTCGCCGGCTACTACGAGATGGTTCCCGTCGCGGAGATCACCGCACAGAGATGGTGGCGGATGCTGGAGGTTCACCTGGGAGGGACCAGGAACGCGTGCGCGGCCGTGTTACCTGAGATGCTGCGGCGCAACAGCGGGCAGATAATAACCATATCGTCGGAGCTGGCCCTCGGCGGGGGCGACGGAGACGCCCATTACGCAGCGGCAAAAGGCACAATCATAGGCTTCACCAAGAGCCTGGCGGTCGAGGTGGCAGGCAAGGGCGTAAGAGTAAACTCCGTCGCACCGGGTCCGACCGATACACCGCTGCTCGAGGCAGACTCGCCCTGGAGGGACCCTGGATTTCTGGGCACCCTGCCGCTGCGCAGGCTCGTGCGCCCGGAAGAGGTCGCGGAGGCCGTGCTCTTCCTCGCCGAAGAGGGGAGCTACTTCTGCGGGCAGGTCATCTCCCCGAACGCGGGAGCGGTGATTTGA